The proteins below come from a single Campylobacter sp. CCUG 57310 genomic window:
- a CDS encoding HugZ family heme oxygenase, translating into MKERAIEHMNSEHMETVIAFCKKFGSFKDVSNVKLTDMNEDGLIITCDQGEVFAPFLQKVVNGNYKDEIMALYRSLDVGSGLEKIEKGVIELIDSLKTVIVSSVHSNMQCVGSYTPFVRINEDIYICLSSVAEHYHSIKANPDKISLLFIEDESSAKTIFARNRLSIKGEAKFVEDEALRNEIFDKLAEKNPKESAIKQLRNMADFYIIKVDLKEGRYVKGFGAAYNSNGLKLSQAAGESNPHQKNLHGHNPHGGHNPHQRQH; encoded by the coding sequence ATGAAAGAAAGAGCGATCGAGCATATGAACTCAGAACACATGGAAACCGTTATTGCGTTTTGCAAGAAATTCGGTTCTTTTAAAGACGTAAGCAACGTAAAACTAACTGATATGAACGAAGACGGGCTTATTATCACATGTGATCAAGGTGAAGTTTTTGCGCCGTTTTTACAAAAAGTGGTTAATGGAAATTACAAAGACGAGATAATGGCTCTTTATAGAAGCCTTGATGTAGGAAGCGGGCTTGAAAAGATCGAAAAAGGCGTTATAGAACTTATCGACTCTCTAAAAACGGTTATCGTTTCAAGCGTGCATAGCAACATGCAATGTGTCGGCTCATATACGCCGTTTGTAAGAATTAATGAAGATATATACATCTGCCTAAGTTCGGTTGCCGAGCACTACCACTCGATAAAGGCAAACCCTGATAAAATTTCTTTGCTTTTCATAGAAGATGAAAGCTCTGCAAAAACGATATTTGCAAGAAACCGCTTAAGCATAAAAGGTGAAGCTAAATTTGTAGAAGACGAAGCACTTAGAAACGAAATTTTTGATAAACTTGCCGAGAAAAACCCGAAAGAATCAGCTATAAAACAGCTTAGAAATATGGCAGATTTTTATATCATAAAAGTTGATCTAAAAGAAGGCAGATACGTAAAAGGATTTGGCGCAGCGTATAATTCAAACGGTCTTAAACTAAGCCAAGCTGCAGGAGAGAGCAATCCTCACCAAAAAAATCTGCACGGACATAACCCACACGGCGGACATAATCCACACCAAAGACAACACTAA
- a CDS encoding cyclic peptide export ABC transporter encodes MDSKISRNLAMKILAMIVLGAIYSGSSILILFFINKYLLTLTQKNALVLASFFGLLAAFLISSILSRIALSAIGHNFVFDMRMQIIKRILDTPNQKIAAIGKSNLLASLSSDIISLTNGFTRIPDIIQGSLIISFASFYIAYLSHEIFLFLLIWMSVTIFISNASMKNIYKYYGLHRQNEDTLYKDYQTSIEGHRELSLNLKRAKKLYNDRFVPNAKDLRSNIIKAEIYSSFASNWISAMMLGAIGAVIYICLAYQVTTLQDAITIALTILFLRAPLMMVVSSIPSLFKSKIAYEKLKKLDLTKYEAEFSMSENFPQSWDKLSLKNINFKYDINDEFGLHDINLEINKGEVVFLVGKNGSGKSTLFMILAGLLKPNSGEMYVDDLLITKENLKAYANTISAVFSDFYLFDEVLSDDDKFIDELLKKMFLDKKVSVKDDKFSTLNLSQGQRKRLAMVAALLEKRKFIILDEWAADQDPQFRKMFYKEILNELKQYGYTVFAISHDDAYFECADKIYSIENGNLSQIK; translated from the coding sequence ATGGACTCAAAAATTTCAAGAAATTTGGCTATGAAAATCCTTGCGATGATAGTTTTGGGTGCTATTTATAGCGGCTCAAGCATACTGATACTATTTTTTATCAACAAATACCTACTAACCTTAACTCAAAAAAACGCTCTTGTTTTGGCTAGCTTCTTTGGGCTTTTGGCTGCATTTTTGATCTCTTCGATACTTTCTCGCATAGCGCTGTCTGCTATCGGTCACAACTTCGTCTTTGATATGAGAATGCAGATAATAAAGCGAATTTTAGACACTCCCAATCAAAAAATAGCCGCCATAGGAAAGTCGAATTTATTAGCCTCGCTTTCAAGCGACATAATAAGCCTTACAAACGGATTTACAAGGATTCCGGACATCATACAAGGAAGCTTGATCATATCCTTTGCAAGCTTTTATATAGCCTACTTGTCGCATGAAATTTTTCTTTTTTTGCTTATTTGGATGAGCGTTACGATATTTATTAGCAACGCTTCTATGAAAAATATCTATAAATACTACGGACTTCACAGACAAAACGAAGATACGTTATACAAAGACTACCAAACCAGCATAGAAGGGCACAGGGAGCTAAGCCTAAATTTAAAAAGAGCAAAAAAGCTTTATAATGACAGATTCGTGCCAAACGCCAAGGATCTTCGCTCAAATATCATAAAAGCTGAAATTTACTCATCGTTTGCCAGCAACTGGATCAGCGCTATGATGCTAGGCGCCATAGGAGCGGTTATTTATATCTGTCTTGCGTATCAGGTTACGACTTTGCAAGATGCCATAACGATAGCTTTAACTATACTATTTTTAAGAGCGCCGCTTATGATGGTGGTTTCAAGCATTCCGAGTCTTTTTAAATCAAAAATAGCCTACGAAAAGCTAAAAAAGCTTGATCTAACTAAATACGAAGCAGAATTTAGCATGAGTGAAAATTTCCCGCAAAGCTGGGACAAGCTAAGTTTAAAAAATATAAATTTCAAATACGACATAAACGACGAATTTGGCTTGCACGATATAAATTTAGAAATAAACAAAGGCGAAGTAGTATTTCTGGTGGGTAAAAACGGAAGTGGCAAATCAACTCTTTTTATGATATTAGCAGGACTCTTAAAGCCAAATAGCGGAGAGATGTATGTGGATGATCTGCTTATCACAAAAGAGAATTTAAAAGCCTATGCAAATACGATAAGCGCCGTATTTAGCGACTTTTATCTATTTGACGAAGTCTTAAGCGATGATGATAAATTTATAGACGAGCTTCTTAAAAAGATGTTTTTGGATAAAAAAGTAAGCGTAAAAGATGATAAATTCAGCACCCTAAACCTCTCTCAAGGACAAAGAAAACGCCTTGCCATGGTTGCGGCACTACTTGAAAAACGCAAATTTATCATACTTGACGAGTGGGCCGCCGATCAGGATCCGCAGTTTAGAAAGATGTTTTACAAAGAAATTTTAAACGAACTAAAACAATATGGCTACACTGTTTTTGCTATCAGTCATGACGATGCTTATTTTGAATGTGCGGACAAAATTTACAGCATAGAAAACGGAAATTTAAGTCAAATAAAATAA
- the tupC gene encoding tungstate ABC transporter ATP-binding protein TupC has protein sequence MIKLKDVLVRYENNIVLDIRKLELQTRGITALMGNNGSGKSTLIRVVSFLQKPNSGYVEIWKESKPSLKTLRQISVLFPEPMLLKRGVRQNFEFALKSRNLEREFNSRIGEALELVGLDESFLDKKNYELSSGQTQRIAFALVLALRSKLNLLDEPTNSVDLATSKLFGKAVKYQHEQYKSGFIIASHDEKWLSAIAQDSVFLHRGKVSEFEIKNIFENQNGFLNFGSEVKFALPQALKNANKIAINPNKIILSKEPFVGSFSGLLHSVSIIYGTSLLVKVKIGDFLIKAVVSSQNFIGNKLTTGENVYFGFSDEAFLDIE, from the coding sequence ATGATAAAGCTTAAAGACGTGCTCGTAAGATACGAAAACAACATCGTGCTTGATATAAGAAAATTAGAGCTTCAAACAAGAGGTATAACCGCACTTATGGGCAACAACGGAAGCGGCAAAAGCACGCTTATAAGAGTTGTGTCCTTTCTTCAAAAGCCAAATTCGGGTTATGTCGAAATTTGGAAAGAGAGCAAGCCTAGTCTAAAAACCCTGCGTCAAATTTCAGTGCTTTTTCCCGAGCCTATGCTTCTTAAAAGAGGTGTGAGGCAAAATTTCGAGTTTGCGTTAAAAAGTAGAAATTTAGAGCGAGAATTTAACTCAAGAATTGGCGAAGCGCTCGAGCTTGTAGGGCTTGACGAGAGCTTTTTGGATAAGAAAAATTATGAGTTAAGCTCGGGTCAAACTCAGCGCATAGCGTTTGCTCTCGTGCTTGCTTTGCGCTCAAAGCTAAATTTACTTGACGAGCCGACAAATAGCGTAGATCTAGCCACTTCAAAGCTGTTTGGTAAAGCCGTAAAATATCAGCACGAGCAATATAAAAGCGGCTTTATAATCGCGAGCCACGATGAAAAATGGCTAAGCGCAATCGCGCAAGATAGCGTGTTTTTGCACAGAGGTAAGGTAAGCGAATTTGAGATAAAAAACATATTTGAAAATCAAAACGGCTTTTTAAATTTTGGCTCTGAAGTTAAATTTGCATTGCCGCAAGCTCTAAAAAACGCAAACAAAATCGCAATCAATCCAAACAAGATAATATTAAGCAAAGAGCCTTTTGTCGGTAGTTTTAGCGGACTTTTACACTCCGTTTCCATTATCTACGGCACATCTCTTTTGGTTAAGGTCAAAATCGGAGATTTTCTTATAAAAGCGGTCGTTAGTAGCCAAAATTTTATAGGAAATAAACTAACAACAGGCGAAAATGTATATTTTGGCTTTAGCGATGAGGCATTTTTGGATATAGAATAA
- the tupB gene encoding tungstate ABC transporter permease TupB, which yields MDYILEGIISAFGLLLNGDAETYSAIKATLYTSSISIMLAIICGFPIGFVLGFYNFFGKKFLRLLSDTALAVPTVAIGLILYAFISRHGPFGEFGLLFTLKAVMLGQFVLAMPIVVSLTASVIENMERKHYLTLMSYRLSKFKLILAVLYELRYSLLVVFATAYGRIVAEVGVAMMIGGNIKWFTRTITTAISLETNKGEFSMGIALALVLIFIAFAVNLTTHQLKRLDK from the coding sequence TTGGATTACATCTTAGAAGGGATAATATCCGCCTTCGGCTTGCTTTTAAACGGCGATGCAGAGACTTATTCGGCGATTAAGGCGACACTTTACACATCAAGCATATCGATCATGCTTGCTATCATCTGCGGATTTCCTATCGGCTTTGTTTTGGGATTTTACAACTTCTTCGGAAAGAAATTTCTAAGACTTCTAAGCGATACGGCTCTAGCAGTGCCGACGGTCGCTATCGGACTTATACTTTATGCTTTTATCTCAAGACACGGTCCGTTTGGAGAATTTGGACTTTTATTTACGCTAAAAGCCGTCATGCTAGGGCAGTTTGTGCTAGCCATGCCTATTGTTGTTTCGCTAACGGCAAGCGTTATAGAAAATATGGAGCGCAAGCACTATCTTACGCTAATGAGCTATCGTTTGAGCAAATTTAAGCTCATTCTAGCCGTTCTTTACGAGCTTAGATACTCGCTTCTTGTGGTTTTTGCTACAGCTTACGGCAGGATCGTGGCTGAAGTGGGCGTTGCGATGATGATAGGCGGAAACATCAAGTGGTTTACCCGAACTATAACCACGGCGATATCGCTTGAAACAAACAAGGGCGAATTTTCTATGGGTATCGCGCTTGCTTTAGTGCTGATTTTTATCGCATTTGCCGTAAATTTAACCACTCACCAGCTAAAAAGACTTGACAAATGA
- the tupA gene encoding tungstate ABC transporter substrate-binding protein TupA has protein sequence MKKLILSSLVVACTVFAADSDLVMATTTSTDNTGLLDAIYPVYKAETGVDLKWTAVGTGAALKLGENCDADILFVHSPKVEKEFVEKGFGVERKAVMYNDFVLIADKSIAPKFQGKDIKGSFEMIRAEGIKFFSRGDKSGTDNKEKGIWKKVAGEVPEKDAWYAQTGQGMLATINAAAEQKGVTFTDRGTYIKYEANMKNDPSLVIVNEGDDDLKNFYSVIAVNPKHCAKTDVENANKFIEWITGEKGQKFIADFKLMNKPLFTPDATTRKN, from the coding sequence ATGAAAAAGTTAATCCTAAGCTCACTTGTTGTGGCTTGCACTGTTTTTGCCGCTGATAGCGATCTTGTGATGGCTACTACGACAAGTACCGATAATACTGGCTTGCTAGATGCTATCTATCCTGTTTATAAGGCTGAAACAGGAGTGGATCTAAAATGGACTGCCGTAGGTACGGGAGCGGCACTTAAGCTTGGCGAGAACTGCGATGCCGACATACTTTTCGTGCATTCGCCAAAGGTTGAAAAAGAATTCGTTGAAAAAGGCTTTGGTGTTGAGCGCAAGGCTGTTATGTATAACGACTTCGTTTTAATCGCCGATAAATCAATCGCGCCTAAATTTCAGGGTAAAGACATAAAAGGCTCTTTTGAGATGATTAGGGCTGAGGGCATTAAATTTTTCTCACGCGGCGATAAATCAGGCACCGATAATAAAGAAAAAGGCATCTGGAAAAAAGTTGCAGGCGAAGTTCCTGAAAAAGACGCTTGGTACGCTCAAACAGGCCAAGGCATGCTAGCTACTATAAATGCGGCTGCCGAGCAAAAAGGCGTTACATTTACCGATCGCGGCACATATATCAAATACGAAGCGAACATGAAAAACGATCCGTCGCTTGTAATCGTAAATGAAGGCGATGACGATCTTAAAAATTTCTACTCCGTAATCGCCGTAAATCCTAAACACTGCGCAAAAACCGACGTAGAAAATGCAAATAAATTTATCGAGTGGATAACAGGCGAGAAAGGGCAAAAATTCATAGCCGACTTTAAGCTTATGAATAAGCCTTTATTTACTCCTGATGCGACTACTCGCAAAAACTGA